The following proteins are co-located in the Cryptosporidium parvum Iowa II chromosome 6, whole genome shotgun sequence genome:
- a CDS encoding NUDIX domain protein; mRNA cleavage factor-like protein Im like, plant+animal group produces MQEGSNNVSNNLMNDNKIEEDVLEQPTFLTNQSLLNEEQSMATNVDHEPSWLIYPLKNYGIRVQDNSDEIQSSIPINEMNGFNVKVDNFLKDGIGRSVAALMLTHRYLCPHVVLLQNDLTSEWMLPNCTYKAWENPRIVLANFLKSMFLTSSSINSNTNNSGSNNGNNNSSTNNNNINNACSDNAVEVGEYLGTWWRTEFNYSPLPYLPPHSTRPKETIRIYQVILPPKLLFKLPKHHVLKSLPLFDLDPNIFGIACGSIPQLISRFQIQSMVQSDN; encoded by the coding sequence ATGCAGGAGGGTTCGAATAATGTTAGTAACAATCTGATGAAcgataataaaattgaggAGGATGTTTTAGAGCAGCCAACATTTTTAACAAACCAAAGTCTTTTGAACGAAGAGCAGAGTATGGCTACAAACGTTGATCATGAACCATCATGGTTAATTTATCCATTGAAGAATTATGGAATTCGAGTTCAAGATAATAGTGACGAAATTCAATCAAGTATCCcaattaatgaaatgaaTGGGTTTAATGTAAAGGTTGATAACTTTTTAAAAGATGGAATTGGACGTAGCGTTGCTGCATTAATGCTTACTCATCGTTATTTATGTCCACATGTAGTTTTACTTCAGAATGATTTAACGAGTGAATGGATGCTTCCAAATTGTACTTATAAGGCCTGGGAAAATCCTCGCATAGTATTAGCAAACTTTTTAAAGTCAATGTTCCTTACAAGTTCGAGcattaatagtaatactAATAACAGTGGAAGTAATAATggcaataataatagctcgacaaataataacaatataaataatgcTTGTTCTGATAATGCAGTGGAAGTTGGGGAATACTTGGGAACTTGGTGGAGAACTGAGTTTAATTATTCTCCTTTGCCTTATTTACCTCCCCATTCAACAAGGCCCAAAGAAACAATAAGGATTTACCAGGTTATTCTTCCTCCAAAATTGCTATTTAAATTACCAAAGCACCATGTGTTAAAGAGCTTACCTCTGTTTGATTTGGACccaaatatatttggaataGCATGCGGTAGTATTCCCCAGCTTATTTCaagatttcaaattcaatcaATGGTTCAGTCGGATAATTag
- a CDS encoding hexokinase: MEEENQAKRLFDLYEEYFFLSNLKLLELVDDFHKSLEDGLENHANRLKIDKYHSNYKPFKMLDSCVDRLPTGKEKGVYYAIDMGGTNLRCVRVNLLGNGQSETKFKKVKLSEMKVSSTGKVVNSNKISKVDQEVNIFDKTVSSETMFNSIAVFFNEFLDECGDLNDLTNDNNVGNLPLEVGFTFSFPIVQSKIASAKLVIWTKEIETGRLTDDPVEGKDIGDLLNLAFKRNGVPAQCKCVLNDTVGTLISAMYDLNINNYCDNNHSLKVNFPNNISENQPLIGIVVGTGVNACYLEPNSSNFGYKGVIINTECGDFYSTKLPITDCDYSMDWFSDNRGEQIFEKMISGTYLGEISRLLIINFLKNKTPEIFFQKNSLKTEHIAKIISHFNDNHQKYNQNHDLKSIENYLKETFSSNLDHNSTYIIAKISQMVLMRAASLVSAIIAAFFKRFNKPRNQITIAIDGSVWTKIPKFQKYVKDSLSSLIQESGYLGSIHFYESDDGSGRGAAILASTTVNTH, encoded by the coding sequence ATGGAAGAGGAAAATCAAGCCAAGAGGCTGTTTGATTTAtatgaagaatattttttcctttcaaatttaaagcTGCTGGAGTTGGTTGATGATTTTCACAAATCTTTAGAAGACGGACTTGAAAATCACGCAAATCGACTAAAAATTGACAAATACCATTCCAATTACAAGCCTTTTAAAATGTTAGACTCTTGTGTTGATAGACTTCCAACTGGGAAGGAAAAAGGAGTTTATTATGCTATTGATATGGGTGGCACTAATTTACGATGTGTTAGAGTAAATTTACTTGGTAATGGCCAAAGTGaaacaaaatttaaaaaggTTAAATTGTCAGAAATGAAAGTGTCTTCTACTGGGAAGGTTGTAAATAGCAACAAAATTTCCAAAGTTGATCAAGAAgtcaatatttttgataaaacTGTATCTTCAGAAACAATGTTTAATTCAATTGCAGTTTTCTTTAATGAGTTTTTGGATGAATGTGGCGACTTAAATGATTTGAccaatgataataatgtaGGCAATCTCCCATTAGAAGTTGGCTTCACCTTTTCTTTTCCTATCGTGCAATCTAAAATTGCAAGTGCAAAACTGGTAATATGGacaaaagaaattgaaacaGGTAGATTAACTGATGATCCTGTTGAAGGAAAAGATATTGGtgatttattgaatttagcctttaaaagaaatggaGTACCAGCTCAATGTAAATGCGTTTTAAATGATACAGTTGGAACCCTTATATCAGCAATgtatgatttaaatattaataattattgcgACAATAACCACTCTttaaaagttaattttccaaataatatatctGAAAATCAACCATTAATTGGAATTGTGGTTGGAACTGGAGTAAATGCTTGCTACCTTGAaccaaattcttcaaattttggTTATAAAGgagttattattaatacagAGTGTGGAGACTTTTATTCAACCAAATTACCCATAACTGATTGTGATTACTCTATGGATTGGTTTAGTGATAATAGAGGAGAACagatatttgaaaaaatgaTTAGTGGAACTTATTTAGGAGAAATCTCTCGGTTAttaattatcaattttttaaaaaacaaaactCCAGAGATTTTCTTCCAAAagaattcattaaaaactGAACATATTGCCAAAATTATTAGCCATTTCAATGATaatcatcaaaaatataacCAAAACCATGATTTAAAGtctattgaaaattatttaaaggaaacattttcttcaaatctTGATCATAATTCCACTTATATTATTGCAAAAATATCACAGATGGTACTCATGAGAGCAGCATCTCTTGTCTCAGCCATTATTGCTGCATTTTTCAAAAGGTTTAATAAGCCACGCAATCAAATTACCATTGCCATAGATGGATCAGTTTGGACTAAAATACCcaaattccaaaaatacGTTAAAGATTCACTCTCATCTTTGATTCAAGAGAGCGGATATCTTGGCTCAATACATTTTTATGAATCAGATGATGGATCTGGAAGAGGTGCTGCTATTCTTGCTAGCACTACAGTCAATACACATTGA
- a CDS encoding glyceraldehyde 3-phosphate dehydrogenase produces MTATLGINGFGRIGRLVLRACMERNDITVVAINDPFMDVEYMAYLLKYDSVHGNFNGTVEVSGKDLCINGKVVKVFQAKDPAEIPWGASGAQIVCESTGVFTTEEKASLHLKGGAKKVIISAPPKDNVPMYVMGVNNTEYDPSKFNVISNASCTTNCLAPLAKIINDKFGIVEGLMTTVHSLTANQLTVDGPSKGGKDWRAGRCAGNNIIPASTGAAKAVGKVIPALNGKLTGMAIRVPTPDVSVVDLTCKLAKPASIEEIYQAVKEASNGPMKGIMGYTSDDVVSTDFIGCKYSSIFDKNACIALNDSFVKLISWYDNESGYSNRLVDLAVYVASRGL; encoded by the coding sequence ATGACTGCAACTTTGGGAATTAACGGTTTCGGACGTATTGGTCGTTTAGTTTTGAGAGCCTGTATGGAAAGAAATGACATTACAGTAGTAGCAATAAATGATCCATTCATGGACGTTGAATATATGGCTTACCTCTTGAAGTATGATTCAGTTCATGGTAACTTCAATGGTACAGTTGAGGTATCAGGCAAGGATTTATGCATCAACGGTAAGGTAGTAAAGGTATTCCAAGCTAAGGACCCAGCAGAAATCCCATGGGGTGCTTCAGGTGCTCAAATTGTATGCGAGTCAACTGGTGTATTCACAACAGAGGAGAAGGCTTCATTGCATCTTAAAGGCGGTGCCAAGAAGGTCATTATCTCTGCTCCACCAAAGGACAATGTCCCAATGTATGTCATGGGAGTAAATAACACTGAATATGACCCATCAAAATTCAACGTTATCTCTAACGCTTCTTGCACAACAAACTGTCTTGCTCCTTTGGCTAAGATTATTAATGACAAGTTTGGAATTGTTGAAGGTTTGATGACAACTGTTCACTCTCTTACTGCTAACCAATTAACTGTTGATGGTCCAAGCAAGGGTGGCAAGGACTGGAGAGCAGGAAGATGCGCTGGGAACAACATTATTCCAGCAAGTACTGGAGCAGCTAAGGCCGTAGGTAAGGTCATCCCAGCTTTGAATGGAAAGCTCACAGGTATGGCCATCCGTGTCCCAACTCCAGATGTTTCCGTTGTTGATTTAACATGCAAGCTTGCAAAACCAGCCTCTATAGAGGAAATCTATCAAGCCGTTAAGGAAGCATCCAATGGTCCAATGAAGGGAATTATGGGCTACACAAGCGATGATGTCGTCTCGACCGATTTCATTGGTTGCAAGTATTCTTCTATCTTCGACAAGAATGCATGCATTGCACTCAATGATTCATTTGTTAAACTCATTTCATGGTATGATAACGAATCTGGTTACTCAAACAGACTTGTCGATCTCGCCGTTTATGTTGCTTCAAGAGGTCTCTAA